The Bacillus sp. Y1 genome has a window encoding:
- a CDS encoding NAD(P)/FAD-dependent oxidoreductase: MRKPKIVVLGAGYGGLMTVTRLQKQVGVNEADIVLINKNDYHYETTWLHEASAGTLHHDRVRYNVTDVIDTNKVEFIKGTVLSINHEEKKVVLEKGEVEYDYLVVSLGAEPETFGIKGLKEHAFAIANINAARQLREHIEYQFATYNMEEEKKDERLTIVVGGAGFTGIEFLGELTNRVPELCREYDIDFGKVKLICVEAAPMVLPGFDPELVSYATAQLERKGVTFMIGTAIKEATENGIVVGKGEDEVEEIKAATVVWAAGVRGSSIIENSGFEAMRGRVKVQPDLRVPGHDNVFIIGDCSLIIDEKVNRPYPPTAQIAMQQGELCASNLVSLIRDKGELGHFTFDNKGTVCSLGHDDAIGVAFGKKMTGGTASFMKKMVDNRALFMIGGPSLVLKKGKFNVL; the protein is encoded by the coding sequence TTGAGAAAGCCAAAAATCGTAGTATTAGGTGCCGGATACGGTGGATTAATGACAGTAACAAGATTACAAAAGCAAGTTGGAGTAAATGAAGCGGATATCGTCCTTATTAACAAAAATGATTACCACTATGAAACAACATGGTTACATGAAGCGTCAGCTGGTACATTACACCATGACCGTGTACGTTACAATGTAACGGATGTTATTGACACAAATAAAGTGGAATTCATTAAAGGTACGGTTCTTTCTATTAACCACGAAGAGAAGAAAGTGGTTCTTGAAAAAGGTGAGGTTGAGTACGATTACCTTGTGGTATCACTAGGTGCAGAGCCAGAAACGTTCGGAATTAAAGGGTTGAAAGAGCATGCATTTGCGATTGCTAATATCAATGCTGCACGTCAACTTCGTGAACATATTGAATATCAATTCGCTACGTACAACATGGAAGAAGAAAAGAAAGATGAAAGATTAACAATCGTTGTGGGTGGTGCAGGATTTACAGGAATTGAATTCTTAGGTGAATTAACTAACCGTGTTCCTGAGCTTTGCCGCGAGTACGATATTGATTTCGGTAAAGTAAAACTAATTTGTGTAGAGGCTGCTCCAATGGTACTTCCTGGATTTGATCCAGAGCTAGTTAGCTACGCAACTGCTCAATTAGAGCGTAAAGGTGTAACATTCATGATCGGTACTGCTATTAAAGAAGCAACTGAAAATGGAATTGTTGTTGGTAAAGGCGAAGACGAAGTAGAAGAAATTAAGGCTGCAACAGTGGTTTGGGCTGCAGGAGTTCGCGGTAGCTCAATCATTGAAAACTCTGGTTTTGAAGCGATGAGAGGTCGCGTAAAGGTTCAACCTGACCTACGTGTTCCTGGACACGACAACGTATTCATTATCGGTGATTGCTCACTAATTATAGACGAGAAGGTGAATCGTCCATACCCACCAACTGCTCAAATTGCGATGCAACAAGGTGAACTTTGTGCAAGCAACCTAGTATCTCTTATCCGTGACAAAGGTGAGTTAGGTCACTTTACATTCGATAACAAAGGTACAGTTTGCTCACTTGGACATGACGATGCAATTGGTGTAGCCTTTGGTAAGAAGATGACTGGTGGAACGGCTTCATTCATGAAGAAGATGGTTGATAACCGTGCATTATTTATGATTGGTGGACCTTCATTAGTTCTGAAAAAAGGAAAATTCAACGTTCTATAA